Proteins encoded together in one Thermoplasmata archaeon window:
- a CDS encoding 2Fe-2S iron-sulfur cluster-binding protein, translated as MNDDSLTVNARVLPLGSVPDDERLLDTLRWRLGLKGTKEGCRTGDCGACTVLVDGHSTLSCLALTRELAGSAIATIDAAESDPDVAAVRTAFARAGALQCGYCTPGFVMALAGLRKELGRRAGPPELLDGLQGNLCRCTGYASIARAVTLLAELDP; from the coding sequence ATGAACGACGATTCGCTGACGGTGAACGCCCGGGTGCTGCCGCTCGGGTCGGTGCCCGACGACGAGCGCCTTCTCGACACGCTGCGCTGGCGCCTCGGCCTCAAGGGAACGAAAGAGGGCTGCCGCACGGGCGACTGCGGTGCCTGCACGGTGCTGGTCGACGGTCACAGCACGCTGTCCTGCCTCGCGCTGACCCGCGAGCTCGCCGGGAGCGCGATCGCGACGATCGACGCGGCGGAGTCCGACCCGGACGTCGCGGCGGTCCGGACGGCGTTCGCCCGCGCCGGTGCGCTCCAGTGCGGGTACTGCACGCCGGGCTTCGTGATGGCGCTCGCCGGCCTCCGCAAGGAGCTCGGTCGCCGCGCCGGCCCTCCCGAGCTCTTGGACGGCCTCCAGGGCAACCTGTGCCGGTGCACCGGCTACGCGTCGATCGCGCGGGCCGTGACGCTCCTCGCCGAGCTCGACCCGTGA
- the nadC gene encoding carboxylating nicotinate-nucleotide diphosphorylase has protein sequence MARRASPRAAPRGAAALARRALREDGFGRDRTSRAVVPDRATAEGRVVAQASGVLSGIRFARAIARAAGLRALARRADGARVRPGLEVLVLRGNARRLLGAERTILNVLMHASGVASATARAVRAGRGRLEVYATRKTLPGLRDLEKAAVAHGGGRPHRRDLSAAILVKSNHLALVPLESAVRRASGSARRGERVQVEVRSAREAVRAARAGAGALLVDNASPARARRIVRALETARLRRGRWVELSGGIVPSRVGAYRGTGADAVSLGALTHSAPALPFHLVLRPARLRRPPP, from the coding sequence GTGGCGCGGCGAGCTAGCCCTCGCGCCGCCCCCCGCGGCGCGGCGGCGCTCGCCCGTCGCGCGCTGCGGGAGGACGGCTTCGGGCGCGATCGGACGAGCCGAGCGGTCGTGCCGGACCGGGCGACCGCCGAGGGCCGGGTGGTCGCCCAGGCCTCCGGCGTCCTCTCGGGGATCCGCTTCGCCCGCGCGATCGCCCGGGCCGCCGGGCTGCGGGCCCTCGCTCGTCGCGCCGACGGTGCTCGAGTGCGGCCCGGTCTCGAGGTGCTCGTGCTGCGGGGGAACGCCCGGCGCCTCCTGGGGGCCGAGCGGACGATCCTCAACGTCCTGATGCATGCGAGCGGCGTCGCCAGCGCCACCGCGCGGGCCGTCCGCGCGGGTCGGGGCCGCCTCGAGGTCTATGCGACCCGAAAGACGCTGCCGGGCCTGCGGGACCTGGAGAAGGCCGCGGTCGCGCACGGCGGCGGGCGACCGCATCGCCGGGACCTCTCCGCGGCGATCCTCGTCAAGTCGAACCACCTCGCGCTCGTGCCGCTGGAGTCCGCGGTCCGACGGGCCTCGGGCTCGGCCCGACGGGGCGAGCGGGTGCAGGTCGAGGTCCGCTCGGCGCGCGAGGCCGTGCGGGCGGCGCGGGCCGGGGCGGGCGCGCTCCTCGTCGACAACGCCTCGCCCGCGCGGGCCCGCCGGATCGTCCGCGCGCTCGAGACCGCCCGACTGCGCCGGGGACGGTGGGTCGAGCTCTCGGGCGGGATCGTCCCCTCGCGCGTCGGGGCGTACCGGGGCACGGGGGCCGACGCGGTGAGCCTGGGCGCGCTCACGCATTCGGCGCCGGCACTCCCGTTCCACCTCGTGCTGCGCCCCGCCCGCTTAAGACGGCCGCCTCCCTAG
- the nadA gene encoding quinolinate synthase NadA produces MSLEAEVLRLKEERNAVLLAHNYQRPEVQDVADFVGDSLYLSRQARQADRPVIVFAGVRFMAETAKILNPSRTVLLPDLRAGCGLADAITAEQLRAWKSEHPGAVVVAYINTSAEVKAEADFCCTSSNAVQVVERIPRDREILFLPDMFLGDYVRRRTGRSMHLWVGDCPVHARLRPEDLARARREHPGASILAHPECGCASEALPHVDRVLSTDGMVRFAEETRAPEVLVATEVGILHRMRRLNPTTKFTPLDAGTVCPFMKEIDLADVRDSLALNQFEITVPEPTAGRARGVLERMVAA; encoded by the coding sequence ATGTCGCTCGAGGCCGAGGTGCTCCGCTTGAAGGAGGAGCGGAACGCCGTCCTCCTCGCCCACAACTACCAGCGGCCCGAGGTCCAGGACGTCGCCGACTTCGTGGGCGACTCCCTGTACCTCTCGCGTCAGGCGCGCCAGGCGGACCGGCCGGTCATCGTCTTCGCGGGCGTGCGGTTCATGGCCGAGACCGCGAAGATCCTGAACCCGAGCCGGACCGTGCTGCTGCCCGACCTCCGGGCCGGCTGCGGGCTCGCGGACGCGATCACGGCCGAGCAGCTGCGCGCCTGGAAGTCCGAGCACCCCGGCGCGGTCGTCGTCGCCTACATCAACACCTCGGCCGAGGTGAAGGCGGAGGCCGACTTCTGCTGCACGAGCTCGAACGCGGTCCAGGTCGTCGAGCGGATCCCGCGCGACCGGGAGATCCTGTTCCTGCCCGACATGTTCCTCGGCGACTACGTCCGCCGCCGGACCGGCCGCTCGATGCACCTGTGGGTCGGGGATTGCCCCGTCCACGCGCGCCTGCGACCGGAGGACCTGGCGCGGGCCCGGCGCGAGCATCCCGGCGCGTCGATCCTGGCTCACCCGGAGTGCGGTTGCGCCTCGGAGGCGCTGCCGCACGTCGACCGCGTGCTGTCGACGGACGGGATGGTGCGCTTCGCCGAGGAGACGCGGGCGCCCGAGGTCCTGGTCGCGACCGAGGTCGGGATCCTCCACCGGATGCGCCGGCTCAACCCGACGACGAAGTTCACGCCGCTCGACGCCGGCACCGTCTGCCCGTTCATGAAGGAGATCGACCTCGCGGATGTCCGCGACTCGCTCGCGCTGAACCAGTTCGAGATCACGGTCCCCGAGCCTACCGCCGGGCGGGCCCGCGGGGTCCTCGAGCGGATGGTCGCCGCGTAG
- a CDS encoding AAA family ATPase produces MAAEAGNGRPFVGRLEAVEALRRRFEDARAGHGGVTLLVGETGVGKSFLVRELVRDMHGRGTRVLEGRAPPLDAPPPFVLIRSALESGRALADPSAPLIPEAAGTDGFLIGFAPRLNDAALTAPVRIEERLLDALGEADERGDAIRDPLWSGIAEQFLAFTRRGPTVLVLEDLHRADEPSLEAVEQLARQLQERPLWILATVRPYGSLSEGRRARLEALEATTHAGRIVLRPLSSSEVAEFLQREEPGRTFSTEEVARRHSETGGNPLLLEQLARRLIGPREGVGGDGPRPATGSGVPAVGSLSEDEQRAVTVAAVLGAEFAFPVLLRASHEEEERLTETLDRLVAAGWLVERPGEVLAFPDDRRRAEVYDRLSESRRRLLHRHAAEAIEAGGNQDLSTIYALARHYYLARVDDKSIAYNREAADVAIRSFSPEVAREHLERALESHRRLRPDDWDAETEIVIELARQIDHQGELKQAEALLREHRARRGLRRRLSPHVLALLDLYLARILTDQGEWRDAERTSRTVLDSVDLAGHPRAQMVGRRLLGEALYYMGRYDEALREHDQLLAIAKQSGDERSIAAALLWRANVLAMMGRSEGAFAEAREAAGTLERLGDAREAAHAHLFLGVLIASSGSITPRYSESIAEFQEAIRLAEKAHDVRRVGWSLFNVADILREAGRLDEATERNQRSREILERIGDRFGLVQSLIVQGKIGLDRGEYDRAEADLLDAYRIVRELKAPADEVDVVLRLAQLSYARGDRASAQRRVAELERQNLPVLRPDIAADFERLKGALAKKEPQDRGAAS; encoded by the coding sequence ATGGCGGCCGAGGCCGGGAACGGCCGCCCGTTCGTCGGGCGGCTCGAGGCAGTCGAGGCCCTGCGACGGCGGTTCGAGGACGCCCGGGCGGGCCACGGAGGGGTCACGCTCCTCGTCGGAGAGACGGGCGTCGGCAAGTCGTTCCTCGTCCGCGAGCTCGTGCGCGACATGCACGGACGTGGCACCCGGGTGCTCGAGGGCCGGGCTCCGCCGCTCGACGCGCCCCCGCCGTTCGTGCTGATCCGCTCGGCGCTCGAGAGCGGTCGGGCGCTCGCCGACCCCAGCGCCCCGCTGATCCCCGAGGCCGCGGGCACCGACGGCTTCCTCATCGGCTTCGCGCCCCGCCTGAACGACGCGGCGCTCACCGCGCCCGTGCGCATCGAGGAGCGCCTGCTCGACGCGCTCGGGGAAGCCGACGAGCGCGGCGACGCGATCCGCGACCCGCTCTGGAGCGGGATCGCCGAGCAGTTCCTCGCCTTCACCCGGCGCGGTCCGACCGTCCTCGTCCTCGAGGACCTGCACCGGGCCGACGAGCCGTCGCTCGAGGCGGTGGAGCAGCTCGCGCGCCAGCTCCAGGAGCGGCCCTTGTGGATCCTCGCCACCGTCCGGCCCTACGGCAGCCTCTCGGAAGGCCGACGCGCTCGCCTCGAGGCGCTCGAGGCGACGACCCATGCCGGCCGCATCGTGCTGCGTCCCCTCTCCTCGAGCGAGGTCGCCGAGTTCCTCCAGCGCGAGGAGCCGGGGCGCACCTTCTCGACGGAGGAGGTGGCGCGTCGCCACTCCGAGACCGGCGGCAACCCCCTCCTCCTCGAGCAGCTCGCGCGTCGCCTCATCGGACCCCGCGAGGGCGTGGGCGGCGATGGCCCTCGCCCCGCGACCGGCTCCGGGGTCCCGGCGGTCGGCTCGCTCTCGGAGGACGAGCAGCGGGCGGTCACGGTCGCGGCGGTCCTCGGCGCCGAGTTCGCGTTCCCGGTGCTGTTGCGGGCGAGCCACGAGGAGGAGGAACGCCTGACCGAGACCCTCGACCGGCTCGTGGCGGCCGGCTGGCTCGTCGAGCGCCCGGGCGAGGTCCTCGCCTTCCCCGACGATCGCCGGCGCGCCGAGGTGTACGACCGCCTGAGCGAGAGCCGCCGGCGCCTGCTCCATCGCCACGCCGCCGAGGCGATCGAGGCGGGCGGGAACCAGGACCTCTCCACGATCTACGCGCTCGCGCGCCACTACTACCTCGCCCGGGTCGACGACAAGTCGATCGCCTACAACCGGGAGGCGGCCGACGTGGCGATCCGCTCGTTCTCCCCCGAGGTGGCGCGCGAGCACCTGGAGCGGGCGCTCGAGAGCCACCGGCGCCTGCGCCCCGACGACTGGGATGCCGAGACGGAGATCGTCATCGAGCTCGCCCGCCAGATCGACCATCAGGGCGAGCTGAAGCAGGCCGAAGCGCTCCTGCGCGAGCACCGCGCGCGCCGGGGGCTGCGCCGCCGACTGAGCCCGCACGTGCTCGCCCTCCTCGACCTGTACCTCGCCCGCATCCTGACCGACCAGGGGGAGTGGCGCGACGCCGAACGGACCTCGCGGACCGTCCTCGACTCGGTCGATCTCGCCGGCCATCCGCGCGCCCAGATGGTCGGCCGCCGGCTGCTCGGCGAGGCGCTGTACTACATGGGCCGCTACGATGAGGCGCTCCGCGAGCACGACCAGCTGCTCGCGATCGCCAAGCAGTCCGGCGACGAGCGGTCGATCGCCGCGGCGCTCCTGTGGCGGGCGAACGTGCTCGCGATGATGGGTCGCAGCGAGGGGGCGTTCGCCGAGGCGCGCGAGGCGGCGGGGACCCTGGAGCGGCTCGGGGACGCGCGGGAAGCGGCGCACGCGCACCTGTTCCTCGGCGTCCTGATCGCGAGCTCGGGCTCGATCACGCCCCGCTACTCCGAATCGATCGCCGAGTTCCAGGAGGCGATCCGGCTGGCCGAGAAGGCGCACGACGTGCGGCGCGTCGGCTGGTCGCTGTTCAACGTGGCCGACATCCTGCGCGAGGCCGGGCGCCTCGATGAGGCGACGGAGCGCAACCAGCGCTCGCGCGAGATCCTGGAGCGGATCGGGGACCGGTTCGGCCTCGTCCAGTCGCTGATCGTCCAGGGGAAGATCGGCCTCGACCGCGGCGAGTACGACCGGGCCGAGGCCGACCTGCTCGACGCCTATCGGATCGTGCGCGAGCTCAAGGCCCCCGCGGACGAGGTCGACGTCGTGCTGCGTCTCGCCCAGCTCTCCTACGCTCGGGGCGACCGCGCGAGCGCGCAGCGACGGGTCGCCGAGCTCGAGCGGCAGAACCTGCCGGTGCTGCGTCCGGACATCGCCGCCGATTTCGAGCGGCTCAAGGGCGCCCTTGCGAAGAAGGAGCCCCAGGATCGTGGCGCGGCGAGCTAG
- a CDS encoding FAD binding domain-containing protein — protein sequence MPSFELLAPSGVDEALAALRSAGAAGASVLAGGTDLLIDLDEGRTTSARVVSLRRLPWRTLDWTDGALTVGSTLPLRALEQDPEVRRTLPGLAQAVAAVGSVALRHRATLGGNLGRAAPASDLIPMLLALDAEVEIVGAAGARRVPVEGFVHASRRTALGPAELIRSVRIPGPRPSAYRWQRVRPSHDISQLAVAVAWVPTARRWRVSVGGIPPRSVRLPEVETALGDGRPSDAALARAEEFARRAVAIVADRRASEEYRRHLVGTLLRRAIDPVRDAPGGPG from the coding sequence GTGCCGTCGTTCGAGCTCCTGGCCCCTTCGGGCGTCGACGAGGCGCTCGCCGCGCTCCGGAGCGCCGGCGCCGCCGGGGCGAGCGTCCTCGCCGGCGGCACGGATCTATTGATCGACCTCGACGAGGGCCGGACGACGTCCGCGCGCGTCGTCTCGCTGCGACGGCTGCCGTGGCGCACGCTCGACTGGACCGACGGCGCGCTCACGGTGGGCAGCACGCTGCCGCTCCGCGCTCTCGAGCAGGATCCCGAGGTGCGTCGCACGTTGCCCGGGCTCGCCCAGGCGGTCGCGGCGGTCGGGTCGGTCGCCCTCCGCCACCGCGCGACGCTCGGCGGCAACCTCGGGCGTGCCGCCCCGGCCTCCGACCTGATCCCGATGCTGCTCGCGCTCGACGCGGAGGTCGAGATCGTCGGTGCGGCCGGGGCGCGCCGCGTCCCCGTCGAAGGGTTCGTCCACGCCTCGCGCCGGACGGCGCTCGGACCGGCCGAGCTGATCCGGTCCGTCCGCATCCCCGGTCCGCGTCCGTCGGCCTACCGATGGCAGCGCGTGCGCCCCTCCCACGACATCAGCCAGCTCGCGGTCGCGGTCGCCTGGGTCCCCACCGCCCGTCGCTGGCGGGTCTCGGTCGGTGGCATCCCGCCCCGATCGGTCCGCCTTCCCGAAGTCGAGACCGCGCTCGGCGACGGTCGGCCAAGCGACGCCGCGCTCGCTCGGGCCGAGGAGTTCGCTCGGCGCGCGGTCGCGATCGTCGCGGACCGGCGGGCCTCGGAGGAGTATCGACGCCATCTCGTGGGGACGCTGCTGCGCCGCGCGATCGACCCGGTTCGGGACGCACCGGGGGGGCCGGGATGA
- a CDS encoding DUF1297 domain-containing protein codes for MPLPEGEIGRLVAGYPNPPAIGCVGSHSAIDIADGAIAEGFGSVVLTQRGREATYARYFRTVHGPDGLRRRGCVDEVWEYGAFADIASAASQERLRRRGVLLVPNRALSSYVPLATVEDDLRVPIVGARAMLRIEERTERDNYYTLLQGAGIPIPRALPGPEAIDRLAIVKLPHAARRLERGFFTAASPEEFRAKSRALLEHGTIAADDLARARIEEYVLGPVFNFNFFFSPLVPRPDGLELLGVDERRESNLDGLVRLPAQQQLALSERERIPDYLVVGHGSLTVRESILEEVFRLGERFVDASRARYPPGILGPFCLQTCLDRDGRPTVFDVAARIGGGTNIHLAVGHPYGNALYREPMSSGRRIAREIRHALADGRLAEIVT; via the coding sequence ATGCCGCTTCCCGAGGGGGAGATCGGGCGGCTCGTCGCGGGATATCCGAACCCCCCCGCGATCGGGTGCGTGGGCTCGCACTCGGCGATCGACATCGCGGACGGCGCGATCGCCGAGGGATTCGGCAGCGTCGTACTGACCCAGCGGGGCCGTGAGGCGACGTACGCGCGCTACTTTCGGACCGTCCACGGGCCCGACGGGCTGCGCCGGCGCGGCTGCGTCGACGAGGTCTGGGAATACGGCGCCTTCGCCGACATCGCGAGCGCGGCGTCCCAGGAGCGACTGCGCCGGCGCGGGGTCCTGCTCGTCCCGAACCGGGCGCTGAGCTCCTACGTGCCGCTCGCGACGGTCGAGGATGATCTGCGCGTGCCGATCGTCGGCGCGCGGGCGATGCTGCGCATCGAGGAACGCACCGAGCGCGACAACTACTACACCCTGCTCCAGGGCGCCGGCATCCCGATCCCCCGGGCCCTCCCGGGTCCGGAGGCGATCGACCGCCTCGCGATCGTCAAGCTCCCGCATGCCGCCCGGCGGCTCGAGCGCGGGTTCTTCACCGCCGCCAGCCCCGAGGAGTTCCGCGCCAAGAGCCGGGCGCTCCTCGAGCACGGGACGATCGCCGCCGACGACCTCGCGCGCGCGCGCATCGAGGAGTACGTGCTCGGTCCCGTGTTCAACTTCAACTTCTTCTTCTCCCCGCTCGTCCCGCGCCCGGACGGCCTCGAGCTGCTCGGGGTCGACGAGCGGCGGGAGAGCAACCTCGACGGCCTCGTCCGCCTGCCCGCTCAGCAGCAGCTCGCCCTCTCCGAGCGCGAGCGGATCCCCGACTACCTCGTCGTCGGGCACGGATCGCTCACGGTCCGCGAGTCGATCCTCGAGGAGGTGTTCCGGCTCGGCGAGCGGTTCGTCGACGCGAGCCGGGCGCGCTACCCGCCCGGGATCCTCGGGCCGTTCTGCCTGCAGACCTGCCTCGACCGGGACGGGCGGCCGACGGTCTTCGACGTCGCCGCGCGCATCGGAGGCGGGACGAACATCCACCTCGCGGTCGGCCACCCGTACGGGAACGCGCTCTACCGCGAGCCGATGAGCTCGGGGCGCCGCATCGCGCGCGAGATCCGGCACGCCCTCGCGGACGGCCGCTTGGCGGAGATCGTGACGTGA
- the gcvT gene encoding glycine cleavage system aminomethyltransferase GcvT — MSVTATAAPTAPAALRRTALFDFHVRHGAHLVPFAGWEMPLYYSSILAEHRAVRSGVGLFDVSHMGLVTVEGGHAADLLSRRTTANIAREAPSQVRYTFFLESTGRIVDDLLVTRLDRGDELTRSFLAVPNAGRADEIEEILRHHRGPDTTLQRWNPTLSLLAVQGPGARALLEAVLDWDLGALAFYHARRFPTDDSGDARAGTIGTRIPSDLERSILVSRTGYTGELGFELLVRSETAPALADRLVAAGAVPCGLGARDTLRLEKGYLLSGQEFHRDRTPLEAGQQRFVELDHPFVGRSALEKERAEGPAQRLVGLVVETPGAIPRHGTPVRADGKVVAELTSGGLSPNLGHGIGLAYLPSALAAPGTSVQLEIRGREVPARVTALPFVRAPPARP, encoded by the coding sequence GTGAGCGTGACGGCGACCGCCGCCCCCACGGCGCCGGCGGCGCTGCGGCGCACGGCGCTCTTCGACTTCCACGTCCGGCACGGCGCCCATCTCGTCCCGTTCGCCGGCTGGGAGATGCCGCTCTACTATTCCAGCATCCTCGCCGAGCATCGCGCCGTCCGCTCGGGGGTCGGCCTCTTCGACGTCTCCCACATGGGGCTCGTGACGGTCGAGGGCGGCCACGCGGCCGATCTGCTCTCCCGACGGACGACCGCGAACATCGCCCGCGAGGCCCCCTCGCAGGTGCGCTACACCTTCTTCTTGGAATCGACCGGGCGCATCGTCGACGACCTGCTCGTCACCCGGCTCGACCGGGGCGACGAGCTCACCCGCTCCTTCCTCGCCGTCCCGAACGCCGGGCGCGCGGACGAGATCGAGGAGATCCTGCGCCACCACCGCGGGCCCGACACGACGCTCCAGCGCTGGAACCCGACGCTCTCGCTCCTCGCGGTCCAGGGACCCGGCGCGCGCGCGCTCCTCGAAGCCGTGCTCGACTGGGACCTCGGTGCGCTCGCCTTCTACCACGCCCGTCGCTTCCCGACGGACGACTCGGGCGACGCGCGCGCCGGAACGATCGGCACCCGGATCCCATCCGACCTCGAGCGCTCGATCCTCGTCAGCCGGACCGGCTACACCGGCGAGCTCGGCTTCGAGCTGCTCGTTCGCTCGGAGACCGCGCCGGCGCTGGCCGATCGCCTCGTCGCCGCGGGGGCGGTCCCGTGCGGCCTCGGGGCGCGCGACACGCTGCGTCTGGAGAAGGGCTACCTGCTCTCGGGCCAGGAGTTCCATCGGGACCGGACGCCGCTCGAGGCGGGGCAGCAGCGGTTCGTCGAGCTCGACCACCCGTTCGTGGGTCGCAGCGCGCTCGAGAAGGAGCGCGCCGAGGGTCCGGCCCAGCGCCTCGTCGGCCTCGTCGTGGAGACGCCCGGTGCGATCCCGCGTCACGGCACCCCCGTCCGCGCCGACGGCAAGGTCGTGGCGGAGCTCACGAGCGGCGGGCTCTCCCCGAACCTCGGCCACGGGATCGGTCTCGCCTACCTGCCCAGCGCGCTCGCGGCCCCGGGGACGAGCGTGCAGCTGGAGATCCGGGGGCGTGAGGTGCCGGCCCGGGTGACCGCCCTTCCGTTCGTCCGCGCTCCCCCGGCGCGACCGTAG
- a CDS encoding transcriptional regulator: MPFELALRYSTPLTPIADVEEVLREFLRLIGYLPEGEDGRGSEGPIAQSLAYRLVRDCFLRDPSRAWYVDELTAVLRTTKPTIYRHINKLKSLDLLEEVGGVADGKGRKGYRLRYGNLARAWDFTEANAQNALRRYRETVNHLQGLVDKMALVPPPARAPPTVRAIGRERGGR, translated from the coding sequence ATGCCGTTCGAACTTGCGTTGCGTTACAGCACGCCGCTCACGCCGATCGCCGACGTCGAGGAAGTGCTGCGAGAGTTCCTGCGGCTCATCGGCTACCTGCCCGAGGGCGAGGACGGCCGGGGGTCCGAGGGACCGATCGCACAGAGCCTCGCCTACCGCCTCGTGCGCGATTGCTTCCTGCGCGATCCGAGCCGCGCCTGGTACGTCGACGAGCTCACCGCGGTCCTGCGGACGACCAAGCCGACGATCTACCGGCACATCAACAAACTCAAGTCCCTCGACCTGCTCGAGGAGGTCGGAGGGGTCGCCGACGGGAAGGGCCGCAAGGGCTACCGTCTCCGCTACGGGAACCTCGCGCGCGCCTGGGACTTCACCGAGGCGAACGCGCAGAACGCGCTACGTCGCTACCGGGAGACCGTGAATCATCTGCAAGGGCTCGTCGACAAGATGGCGCTCGTGCCCCCGCCCGCCCGCGCTCCGCCGACCGTGCGCGCGATCGGCCGCGAGCGAGGAGGCCGGTGA
- a CDS encoding xanthine dehydrogenase family protein, protein MSATIRPDLDVKLRGAADFGVDVELPGMLWGALVRAPVASGRVRVLDLGPARALAGVVAVGPADLAELLPDRAESTSEPILPREEIAYHGQPLALVAAPTLEEARRAAARVRLEVQPAPPRIDIEDEFPQWPHGAATRSPSIVAHVLARHGDLERALASADRVVEETYRTAGIHQVALEAHACVACVDEGIWRVRTSTQSPFGVREDLAARFGLPERAVVVEGTWVGGGFGGKGAALLEPYALLLARAAGRPVRLALSYREEFELGRSTLPAVVRLATGVKDGRIVGRRVRLLLDGGSSLPGRDFAVGYSIGFLLGPYRTPAFEVEGYGIRTHKPPFGPHRAPFAPQCAFALESHLEEVARSIGADPIAFRSAHVWREGDTTPLGQPVGPFGLATALEGAGALARRWRATTGPGEGVGVGVGFWSTSTRAGGEVRLELAPERLVIVQGEREIGSGSVLRGLAVVGARALDLPLERVRVDYESTATAPFDSGVYGSRTVGALGRAIVDAAAGLRRTLAERLACSGPVELGVDDGEIVAVAGGTRRAIRALLRPEEAARGIVAVGRHYGHASEIDETRVVDGSFYPYTDFTGAAHVAHVAVDRETGAVRVVRYAAFHDAGVVVDSAMARAQIEGGIAMGLGTALTEEAIWSEDGRLVNPRLLDYRIPTMAEVPVPEIELIEGFAGAGPFGAKGLGEPPIVPVPAAVAAAVRDATGAHVTELPLTAERVARALKLL, encoded by the coding sequence GTGAGCGCGACGATCCGTCCCGATCTCGACGTCAAGCTGCGCGGCGCCGCCGACTTCGGCGTGGACGTCGAGCTGCCGGGGATGCTGTGGGGGGCACTCGTGCGCGCGCCGGTCGCGAGCGGCCGGGTGCGCGTGCTCGATCTGGGACCGGCCCGCGCGCTGGCCGGCGTCGTGGCCGTGGGCCCGGCGGACCTCGCCGAGCTGTTGCCCGATCGGGCGGAGAGTACCTCGGAACCGATCCTGCCCCGGGAGGAGATCGCCTACCACGGGCAGCCGCTCGCCCTCGTCGCCGCGCCGACGCTGGAGGAGGCGCGGCGGGCCGCGGCGCGCGTGCGGCTCGAGGTACAGCCGGCGCCACCCCGGATCGACATCGAGGACGAGTTCCCCCAGTGGCCGCACGGCGCCGCCACCCGCTCCCCCTCGATCGTGGCGCACGTGCTCGCCCGACACGGCGACCTCGAGCGCGCCCTCGCCAGCGCGGACCGGGTCGTCGAGGAGACGTACCGCACCGCCGGGATCCACCAGGTCGCGCTCGAGGCCCACGCCTGCGTGGCGTGCGTGGACGAGGGGATCTGGCGGGTCCGCACCTCGACGCAGAGCCCGTTCGGGGTCCGGGAGGACCTCGCGGCCCGATTCGGCCTTCCCGAACGCGCGGTCGTCGTCGAGGGGACCTGGGTCGGCGGTGGGTTCGGGGGGAAGGGCGCCGCGCTCCTCGAACCGTACGCCCTCCTCCTCGCCCGGGCCGCCGGGCGACCCGTCCGGCTCGCGCTCAGCTACCGGGAGGAATTCGAGCTCGGTCGCAGCACCCTACCGGCGGTGGTCCGCCTCGCGACCGGGGTGAAGGACGGCCGGATCGTCGGGCGGCGCGTCCGCCTCCTCTTGGACGGCGGCTCGTCGCTCCCGGGAAGGGATTTCGCCGTCGGCTACTCGATCGGATTCCTCCTGGGTCCGTACCGCACGCCGGCCTTCGAGGTGGAAGGCTACGGGATCCGCACGCACAAGCCACCGTTCGGACCCCACCGCGCCCCGTTCGCGCCGCAGTGCGCGTTCGCGCTCGAATCGCACTTGGAGGAGGTGGCACGGTCGATCGGCGCCGATCCGATCGCGTTCCGATCGGCCCATGTCTGGCGCGAGGGCGACACGACGCCCCTCGGCCAGCCGGTCGGTCCGTTCGGCCTCGCGACCGCGCTCGAAGGAGCCGGCGCGCTGGCCCGTCGCTGGCGGGCCACGACCGGACCGGGCGAGGGCGTCGGGGTCGGGGTCGGCTTCTGGTCGACGAGCACCCGCGCCGGGGGCGAGGTGCGCCTCGAGCTCGCTCCCGAGCGTCTCGTGATCGTTCAGGGGGAGCGCGAGATCGGCAGCGGCAGCGTGCTCCGAGGGCTGGCCGTGGTCGGTGCGCGGGCGCTCGACCTGCCGCTCGAGCGGGTGCGGGTGGATTACGAGAGCACGGCCACGGCGCCGTTCGACTCGGGTGTCTATGGCAGCCGCACGGTCGGCGCGCTCGGGCGGGCGATCGTCGACGCGGCGGCCGGACTGCGGCGCACGCTCGCCGAGCGTCTCGCGTGCTCCGGGCCGGTCGAGCTCGGAGTCGATGACGGCGAGATCGTCGCGGTGGCCGGCGGTACGCGGCGCGCGATCCGCGCGCTCCTTCGCCCGGAAGAGGCGGCGCGCGGGATCGTGGCGGTCGGCCGGCACTACGGGCACGCGAGCGAGATCGACGAGACGCGGGTCGTCGATGGCTCGTTCTACCCGTACACCGACTTCACGGGGGCGGCCCACGTCGCGCACGTGGCGGTCGACCGGGAGACCGGGGCGGTGCGGGTCGTGCGCTACGCCGCGTTCCACGACGCCGGCGTGGTCGTGGACTCGGCGATGGCGCGCGCCCAGATCGAAGGCGGGATCGCGATGGGACTCGGCACCGCGCTCACGGAGGAGGCGATCTGGTCCGAGGACGGCCGGCTCGTGAACCCGCGTCTGCTCGACTACCGGATCCCGACGATGGCCGAGGTGCCGGTCCCCGAGATCGAGCTCATCGAGGGATTCGCCGGCGCCGGACCGTTCGGGGCGAAGGGGCTCGGCGAGCCGCCGATCGTCCCGGTTCCGGCGGCGGTCGCCGCTGCCGTACGCGATGCGACCGGTGCGCACGTCACCGAGCTGCCGCTCACCGCCGAGCGCGTGGCACGAGCGCTTAAGCTCCTCTGA